The nucleotide sequence ATACCTTTATCCAAATCACTTGAAGGGCTCTGGTTCCACATTTAGTCATTTAGctctatctccttccttcttatttcttctttatcagACTTCACTATTGATCTTTGTGACTCTAGACAAAACCTTTTCTCATTCCGGGGCCAATtttacttctctgtaaaattCAGTAGTGTCTAAGCTTTTGATACCATGGATTGGAATCCCAGCTTCCTAGATACCACTTTCAGGTCTTTAATTCATCAACAAGAGCTCATAAGGGAACACAGACCTCTAGCTCATGTTGCTTTTGGCCACTGTTTAGAGAAAATGTATTCCTCCTCCCTAGAGGAAGAAGATGATGGTCAGCCCTGAGAAGGTCTTATTGCCTAAAACAGCATCCCCCTGAAATTGCTTTGTGCCAGAAGATTTACAATTAGATCTTCAGTCCTTTGAGTTAGGTCTTGATTAAACTAGAAATCCCATATTCTTCAACTAATATTAGGCCTTCCTTACATCCTGCCTCAGTTACAGCAATGATCTCTTAACAGGTCTCTCTGCCTTCATTCCCTTAGAACTGGTCTCTGGATCTATCCTGTACATCTCCAAGCATATCCTTCCACATTTCAGAAACCTTTATTATCAggaattctttacattttttgtgTCTTAGACCTCTTTGAAAGTCTGATAAGGTCTTTGGACCCCTTCTctcaataatgtttttaaatgtataaaatgaaatgcaGATGATTgtaagggaaaagaataaactgaaatatacttatagaaaaaaacattttatgttCAATGACCACAAATGAACTTCTCCTACTACAGTGACTCTTTATTGCTCAGAGGATAAAGGCCAATCTCCTTAACCTAGTTTTAAGAACCTTCTTCAAGCTactcataaatatttttccagtccAGTCGTCCACTACACTTCACATTCCTGACACCTCAACCAAACTGATTTGCTCActgttgtttctttttcctttctgggaTCCATTTTTTCACTATCTTTTGATATTCTTGCCAGCTTTCAAAGCCCATGTTAAATGTCAACAACAGATGCCTTTTCCTGATTCCTTATAATTGCAAATTAAATAGCATGTTGTTCTCTTATGTACTTATCATGCATATACATTTCATGTGATGTCTATGTGCCCATATCTCCGTCCCACTACTAGACTAGGAGCTTCTGAGAGTCAGGGACTGCTTTTTATTCATCTTAGTTTTTCTAATAGGACCAAGcatcagggtttttttttgtatatatattatatatatatatataatatatatatactatggtAGATATGAATCAATGTATagagtatttttatttgattaggCTTTGGACTAAATAATATCTAAGTTTATTTCCTGTTCATATGTTGCTTTAactctaacattctctgttctctgtCCTGAGATTTCTTctagatttaatatttttatggagTAAAAGTTTTTTTCTAGCTATACATCATTAGTTTCTTCCAGTATTAATATTCAGTGTTGTAAGGTCCTTTCCAAGTCTAACTTTttttgttctatgttctaagtttTTTTCCCAGGTTTGAGAGTCAGGAAATTTTACAAAACGTTTTTGAATTAAATTACACTGGACTGAAAGAGTGATGTTCTATTAGCATCAGAGTTCTCCATTAGCAAAGCCTGACAAGGTGTATCTAGAGAAAGCCTGAAAGGGcgttttcacatgatgaatatCAGCCACAGATCTGGATCTGAATCAACAGAAGTACAAGCAGAACTTGTTTGGGCAATCAAGTTAATTGAGGACTGCAGCTGCTTAGCTGAGATTATATTGTCTCCTTCTCACTTAGGACAATGCGCGGCCTGGGAAGAAGTctctatgtttttttcttcctaagaTTGTTTAGTTTATTGCTTCATGGACTCTTAGAGTTGGAACTACACAggccattttgcaaatgagaaaatgagtaGGTATTCTGTACACGAGATGCATAACAAGTGGTATCTAATCTTTACTCAAATCTTTTTAGTGATGCTAAGGTCACTTCAAGGcagttcattctacttttggtTGTTGGAAGGTTTTTCCTTTAAATACCTGAAATCTGCCACCTTGCAAATTCCATTCATTGCTTCTGGACCAAGGAGAACAAGCCAATCTATCTTGaccattatagttttttttaagtcaggATCATATCCTTTATCCCACTcctttcttagtcttttttttttcttaaggggAAACATTAACAATATAACCAGCTGATTCTCTGTAAACATAGTTACTAATCTTAAGAACATCCAGATCTCTTTCTTTGAAGActcaaatttattttactttctaaaTTTTGTTACCTCCATGGCATGGGACAAGTAGAACTATCAGCTCCATAATTCTTGAGATTATGCTTCTGCTAATGTGATCTAAGATTATAGCAACTTTCTTTTTGGCTGCCAGGCCACTCTTCTGATACACATTGTACAAAAAGTCCACTCAGGTCTTTTTAAGACCTTCTGCCAAATTATGCCTCCTTCATTCTTTATTGGCATTGAtgatttttttgaacccaagtactataatatttgtttctatttaacTTCATTTTAATAGATTTAGCCCGCTCTTCTAAGgtgacctgggttcatatcctgcttCTGATAGGACTTAATTCTGATAGGACTAGGGGCAAGTCATAATCTATGaattttcagtttcctcttctgcaaaacaaggataataataggtGCAGGACTCATTCCATAGAATCACTGAATTTCAAATGAGACTGGGGTGTCAAAGACTTTTATAAAACCTAAATCACTTTAGCAGTCAATTACTATTATCATCAATCATCAcattctcatatttattttggATAGAACAAGTCATGATCTTGCTCTTCTTTAAATGTGTAATTTTTGGTGATCTATTATTGTTCAGGTTGATAAAGCCATTGGTTTTTGTAATTGAATGGAAATGTTAGGACTCAGTTTCTATAGAGCTGCTGACAATTACTTTATAAATGATAAGAATAATATGTACTTATTCCTTTGCCCTTAtggttgtcatttctttttttgggcCTCTCCATGTTGAGATATGGTTGGGAGGTTAGGGCAATTTCTATTAAAATCTTTGTTCTTAAGTTCCTGTGAGCCAGTGTTATATCTCGGACAATAGTATTATTTGTGATAATGTACTGGTCCCAGTAGAGattatttgttgaattctaaAAAATATTGCAAGGTTTGTATTTGTGGTATGGCAATTTGTTGACTGAATTCATGAAGAACAAGTGAGCCTTTTCTGTATCATTCAGGCCATTTATAGGATTAATGCAGTACTATGCTGCTCAGTTCCTACCATTTCTTTGAAAAGTCAAATGCCAAACTAGATGTTccatagacatttcaaactcactatattcaaaacaaaatctCATCTTCCACTTTAAACCCATGCTTgtaaacttccttatttctgtcaagGATGCCAGTCTTGATTCCAGACTTTTATCTTATCTTTAACTCTCATTTTACACTCATCACATAACAAATCATCTGCCAAATCTTGTATCTCTTGAAAATATCCTGTACTCTTTCATTCATGCAGGCACTGTCTTAATTCAGAACCTCATAATCTCTTAAAATAGTCTCTctgcttcaaatttttttcttatatccttCACATCATTGTTAAAGTGATTTCAAGGAATGTTTGGAACACTTTTGTCCACAGTTCAGATGATTTTGTCTAGCACCCCAGTTAAGTGTAATAGATTCTGAAAGGCAGGGACTGGGTGgagattttatttccttcaactGCTATACTTCCTTGCCAATTAACTGAGTGAATGAAGTGATTATTATGCAGATAGGAAATCTGAGATGACTCAATTAAAACAGTTCTTGGGTCAGGATCTTGATGGAGTGACTCACAATTTAACTTGGTTCTAAAAGGCAACAGAACCCCTAGGTTGGGGGTTCAGGTTTATTTGTCTACTGGGAAGTCTTGAAATCAGCTCAAGCTGCTAGGAGAATATGTAAGAAGTTTTAGGATAGTCAGATTTTGATCATTAGGAAGTACTTCTTTATACTTAGTGCTATCCCCAAATAGGTAGTAGTGAGTTCTTTGCTGAAGGACTTCAAGCAAGGAATATATTAGATTCTTTCTATAATTCGTTTGATCTCTGAGGTTCTATAAAATCAGCTtaaagtgatttctttttctaaaaagttATTATTAACCTCTCAGATCTGGTAGAATGATATTAGACAGtccagcctcagtttttttaaacattataacTTAAAGCTCtttaaattataaacaaaatgttTTACCATTAATTCCCATATTTGCTTTGTTTAACAGATTTATCAGGGAGACAGGTATTATTCTTTCCTGTTTAactgaagaggaaactaagcTTCAGAGACTTGTTCTTGGCCATACAAATAGCAAGTGGAAAAGCTTGGATTAAAGTCCAGTAATCATGACTATAAGTCTATTACTTTACTCATTACAAATAGTTactcctattagattgtaaacatCTCCTATCAAAGTGGACTCATATCTGTAGTCCCAGTTACTGGAGAAGCTGAAGTTAATAGTTCTCTTGAACTTGGGTTCTTAGCTACAGCAAAGTATACAAAATTGGACTAAGTTTGTGGCTTTAATATGGTGAGTCCCCTGTagtgggtggtggtggtagtgggacTAGGTAACCCTAGGAGGAACAAACTggaagaagtagagcaagttccTGTGTGAATCAGTAGTGGGATTAGACCCATGAGTAGCCCCTGTGCCTTggggcaaaaaaaagaaaaagataaagtcACCTTCCACTTACCAATCACTTTTCTGGAGACTTTTCTGGTTTATTGTCCAATTCTGAAAATCcactggaaagaaaagaaaaatggatagaTTATGTTGTGTTTGaagtaaagagaatgaaaaagattGTCTTCTAAGACATTCTATATTCAATATTTCAAAAGGGGATATTTTAGCTTTAAGAGTCTGTGTTCTAACAATCTGTTTTCCATCTTCTATAGTGCATTTAATAGTAATAGGTAAGTGGTGCTGTGAATAGAcctctaggcctggagttaggaagacctgagttcagatccagcctcagaacTTACATGCTATGTGTCCTTGGGAAACTcattgttttcctcagttccttatctgtaaaataagttagaaggaaatggcaaactacttgagtatctttgctaagaaaacctcaaatagggtcatgaagagttgagcacaactgaaaaatgactgaaaaacaatatttctattgtatctattatatgccaggaactatgctaagtcctttacaatgattatatgatcctcacaacaatcctggaaggatttacagttgaggaaactgaggtaaatagaggttaagtgacttgcctatggtcagacattcagtaagtgtctgagactggatttgaattcaagagttACTAAACTCTGGGACTCTGTCTACCATACCACCAGTTGTCCCCATTTCAGAAAGAATGTAGCATAGTAGAATGATTCCTGGATTTAGAGGCAGAGATTATAAACTGTAATGCCAACACTACTTAATATCTATGAGAACTTGGGCAAGCAATTTAACTCTTAGAATGTGGCATACTCAATATTATAAAGACTCTTTTAGACCTAACATTCCATATTCAATGATTCTAATTAAAATCACACTTCGCCTGTAAATGTACAGGGTTGGGCTCAGTCGTAAATGTTTAACAGCcacctttcaaaaaaaaaagtatttatgacACACATcactttaatctgcattattaacactttatcCCTTAAGTCTAGCCAGtcagcaaaataataaatcaatccctgatttgtagcTCATAGTAAAAAATTAACTATCAGCCCAGAAAGCCTGTATGAGCTGCCTCTAGGATAACCCTGGGACATGGGTTGTGAGCTCTGAAAGCAGGCAACTGTGAGTTATCTCTGTACTTTCCTCAATGTCCTCCTGAGAGGAAAGCTGGCTGGCTCAATAGACAGAGGAACAGACCTGGAATtgagaagacctgggctcaaatctggtctcagacacttcctcactgtgtgaccctgggcaggtcacttaaccctactctcctagccctttttgctcttctgttttagaactaattctcagacagaaggcaagtgatttaaaaaaaaaacacctcaggACTGGGCAGAGTAAATGATCAATAACTACTTATAGCTCCGTGGTATCCGCACTTGAtgaggagtcaggagacctgggttcttaATCCTTACTGTCACTCATTGTCACACATATGAAGGCTATGACTTCCTCTCTGCCCCAATTCTAGAATTAATAAGACCAAGGCACCAGGTCCTAATCTGGGTTTCTTAGAGTGGGTAGAAGTGTCCTGTGCAAAGCATCTCAAAGGTGTAGGTTGTCGTAGAGGCTATATTGTGATCTCATTCAGGCCTAGGGATGATCTCAATCTAAAAGGATaaaaggtggagaaggaaatggcagaaggAAATATCCGTTTGTGTATTACTCCATTCTGTCCATCCATCTCATGGTGTATAAATGGAGACTGAGAGAGAGGTGACTTGTTACTTACGATCTCCGGCTCATTGAGGAGAGAAGGTAGTCCATTGCAGATTCAAGGATTCCAGTACCCAGGGTACTTAAGAATGTTGGTAATCCTGTGTCTGATTTTGGGTTCGAGACTGATGGCTCATCATCTGAAATGCAGAGCAGAGATACTCAGTTATTTTGTTCCATGGTGGTGAAATGACAATAATATTTTACTGAAGCATTAGTCTTTCCCCTCTAATAGGAACTTGGGTAGCACTACTTTCATTATCATAGTTTTTTATTCATTGAATGTTAGAATCATAAAGAACATTAGAACAGTGTATTTAAAAATTCAGCATTAGAAAGGATATTTGaaaagagaacagagaatgttagtGTCTGAAAGAGTTCTAAACAAACAATATTAcaatagaatagagaatgtcagatgTGAAAGGAAGCAGGGCAGGTAGGGGTGctacagtggacagaatgctgttCCATCTGGAATCGGGAATACTTATTTTTGTGGGTTCatatctagcttcagacacttaataactatgtggccttgggcaagtcacttaaccctgtttgcctcagtttccacatctatcaaatgagctggagaaggaaatggtgaactactctaatatctttgccaagaaaatcgccaaagggatcacaaaaaaatcataaatgactgaaacaactgaacaacaataacacagGAGAGGAAACCTAGAACATAAAAtcttaaatattacatttaattcaTGAAAAAATTTAACACAAAATATAGTTACAGGCACTATGCCATATTCTGAGGATACACAGATAAAAAGTTTATTCCCTCAAAGAATGTATATTCTATTGGATATTAGAGTTAGAATGGTCTttaaacacagaatgtcagaactagaagtttccttagaatatagaaaaaagaatgtcagaactggacaTATTCTTAAAACATAGGTTAGTAGTAGAAGACTGTTAGGATATAAATCAGAGATTTTAATATTTGCTCTTCACACATAAAATACAGGATATTATAGCTAGGTTGAAACTTAAAACAGAATACAGAGATTATTTGAGATCATATATCCCAATACTCCCATATTATAGAAGAATAACTAAggcatagagaagttaaatgacttattcaaggttaCATGAGCAATCTGCAACCAAATCCTCCTGATTCCTAGGCTAGTGGTTTTGCCCTGCACCAGGAGGAGTATTACATCGTAGTAcattataatatgtattatatgcttACTAGACTGTGTAATCCTGAGTAAATGCCTTCCTCTCAGCATATTTGGGCTTCCCtttctgtgaaatgagagagCTGGACTAGATATCgctaagattcctttcagctaTGTCCTTCTATAATTGTATATTAACTGTAATGTCTAATATCCTCTTTTCCACCAAAAACACTCACCAGCATGGCAGGGAAGAATCAAAGTAAACAGTCCTATCGCCATCATCATATGAAGGACTGAGAAAGCCATTCTTGTTAGTCTGGTATAGTCTCAGGTAAGGTTCACATGGATTCTCGCTCCATTTATACAATAGACAAAATGACATCATTCACATACAATGGAATTAATTAAGGTGTTAGGCAAGCCAGAGCTGTATTCCAGGTGATTCCTGACACGTAGCTTGTAGTAGAAAGAACCTTGCACTGGAAATCAAGAGGAAGAGATCATCATCATCCATCTTTAGCTTTGCTGCTAAATTGCTGTATCTTCTTGAGGAAGCCATTTCCACTATCTCcacctcagtttacttatctgctataatattatatttttaagggacagctaggtggctaagtggttaaagtcaggactggagatgagaggtcctgggttcaaatatgacttcagacacttcccacctgtgttatcctgggcaagtcacttatccccagttgtctagcccttactgctcctctgccttagaaccaataattagtattgatattaagagagaagataagggtttcttttttattttaaagactgtatatttagagctagaaggtatctTAAGGTCGGTGAGATGAGTTAGCTTCaccctttcattttgcaaatgaaaaaacagaatgAGAGAATGGTGAATTGCTTAaagtctcacagctaataagcatctgagatgGGATTTATTCCTAGGTTTTCCTGATTACAGGACCAGCACACTATCCATTATGTGGTGATCTTCAAGGATCCTTCTTTCATCACTAACATAATAAGTACtttgttctaaaattctatagttTCTGTTCCAAGTTGCTTTCTAGTTCTGATCTTTTCTGTTCTATGTTTAAATTATCTTATATCACTGATTTTTTTGGTTCTATGCTCTAaccagttctaaaattctttgtCTTATATCTTAAGTTTCTATATTCCAAAGTCCCTCCTACTTagttctaatatttcatttttaatttaatttaattaaattcaacaaatatttatcaaaaactTCTTATAGTCAAAGCTCCCTATTAGGCTCATGGGggagaaacaataataaaaagtgagAATTCTGGCCTAgaaagagtttgcattctattCTAGGTATCTTCAAAGAGTAATATTCTGCTAGTTCATTCGTTCAAAAATCATTgattaaacccggcctcagccacttcccagctgtgtgaccctgggcaagtcacttgacccccattgcccacccttaccaatcttccacctatgagacaatacaccgaagtacaagggttaaaaaaaaatcattgattaaATACTGACTGTATTATAAGCACTGTGATAGCTGCTacggatacaaagacaaatttgGATCAGTCTTTTCCCTCAAGCAGCTTAGATTCCACGGGAATAGGGAGGGCTGTAGGACTGGGAATTGGAAGTGAGAACATAAACAATACAGATATGCAAACaagaattatatacaaaataaatacaaagtaaatagagGACATCTGGGGACTACTGGCATCTGAGAGTGGGAGCAATCAGGATAGGTATCTCAGAGGGGGtgacatttgagctgagccttgaaggaagctaagcattttataagtcagagatgaggaggaaatatATTCTAGGCATGAAGTGTTATTTATGTAAAGGCTTGGAGAGGGGAGATACCTTTGTTCTAAGATTCATGCTAACTCTGAAAATCTATGTTCTAATATTTCATATACCAAAGAGTTTTTAGCTAAAATTTGTTTAATTGTATGTTCTAAGTTCTCTTATTTTTAGTTCATTTATGTTTTTTGGAGGGTTTTAGGTTTTACATGAATATCCTCTTcaaagaccaatatggaaatgtgttttgcatgataatatatgtatacagagaacaaattgcttaccatttctagaaaggggaagggaatggagggagggagaaagttttggagcttataatttcagaaaacataggTTGAAAATTGTCATGACATGcgattgggaaaataaaataaaattttttcttatagcTATATCATTACATAATTAGATcacctaaattttttttattttaaagggtgGGAATAACTCTAATAACTTGTGGTCTATGTTCTAAAGACCATTCTAGTAGtaattttctgtttcttgttttccaaaatccttttcagttctaataaTCTAAAGTCTATATTCTAGTTTCCCTTTAGCAAAGAAATGTTGACTAACTCTTGAGGAAGTGGCATTTGGCCATCTTTATCCAGAATGCTTCAATTGAGGTTTGAGCTAATAGTGAGATAAAAAAGATGGGGAACAGTAACCCTAGGAGAagagtaacaacaacaacaaaaagagcagTCTTTAATGGGAAAATGACCATGCCCCTTGTGCTGTAAGTGTT is from Gracilinanus agilis isolate LMUSP501 chromosome 2, AgileGrace, whole genome shotgun sequence and encodes:
- the C2H5orf46 gene encoding uncharacterized protein C5orf46 homolog, translating into MAFSVLHMMMAIGLFTLILPCHADDEPSVSNPKSDTGLPTFLSTLGTGILESAMDYLLSSMSRRSGFSELDNKPEKSPEK